A window of Nitrososphaerota archaeon contains these coding sequences:
- a CDS encoding PQQ-binding-like beta-propeller repeat protein, with the protein MGTLLPALAYAAPQSTSEKDWQYVNANSWAWNYSPETQINKNNVDQLEVKWVFPIQGIATAPKALQSLKLPEGSTTPPIVVNGKVFVTTQYQRTYAIDAKTGKQVWVHDYVINTSDVERRLPISFDGFLPGFGVLITHMHGIRYWEGGNSLLISGLACDFYGVDINTGQTSFWVKDLCKDVPGNLYKMRQGAVSQTNIGTYDKGHQFIAVLPGAMHSYTYGGDFRHTTIGIDMTTHNTVWRVFSYPPQDKPTKDWATQECSVGFFGNIPCSEVAAKAPGNLEWDWAQPDQTPSIFGGVTANWGQIVVDEDSGIIYTQTGNQGPYTYVGATPGPRLYGSTIMAINANTGKRFWWLQPFPRDPYDYDCNWSGVLADVNGLGKVYMKGCKEGRLFVIDAQTGRPDYTVDLINEQYQWGQITKAGTLEPKQGGVKYHLNDPFNHYDMREMKSPDNSTYCGRPCVVYPAWSNGLFATDMTYDPETHTLFHYAAALQTKIVDSPSAELGKSVSITQGYPISNTTIVARDAATGKVKWTYFYKAGQQRSHLVVTPDIVFSAFTDGFLRFLDKDTGKELYKMNLASDLRIGVTTGQDSDGNQEIFTVAGITSSWGSKNPGVVIAVGLSDRAAAEARTTMLTTTQSTTSTTTSTTTRTSTSAVIITTTAAQPEATSSWPTLNLPFTVTYGAAATAITAVAMIVILMLRKRG; encoded by the coding sequence TTGGGCACCTTGCTGCCAGCATTAGCATACGCTGCCCCGCAATCTACCTCCGAGAAGGATTGGCAGTATGTTAATGCTAATAGTTGGGCCTGGAATTACAGTCCAGAAACCCAGATCAACAAGAACAATGTTGATCAACTTGAAGTAAAATGGGTCTTCCCGATCCAGGGTATTGCTACCGCCCCCAAGGCGCTACAGTCTCTAAAGCTGCCTGAGGGTTCGACAACACCCCCGATTGTAGTTAATGGAAAGGTTTTCGTTACTACGCAGTACCAACGGACTTATGCTATTGACGCCAAGACCGGAAAACAAGTGTGGGTTCACGACTACGTTATTAATACAAGTGACGTTGAGCGTCGACTCCCTATTAGCTTCGACGGTTTTCTTCCAGGCTTCGGTGTTCTAATCACTCACATGCACGGTATCAGATACTGGGAGGGCGGAAACTCCCTACTAATATCGGGCCTAGCATGCGATTTCTACGGTGTGGACATCAACACGGGTCAAACCTCCTTCTGGGTAAAAGATCTGTGCAAGGACGTACCTGGCAACCTGTACAAGATGAGACAAGGCGCAGTAAGCCAAACCAACATTGGAACCTATGACAAAGGGCATCAGTTCATAGCGGTTCTTCCTGGCGCTATGCACAGCTACACATACGGCGGAGACTTCCGCCATACTACAATCGGAATTGATATGACCACTCATAACACCGTCTGGCGCGTTTTCAGCTACCCCCCACAAGACAAGCCCACTAAAGACTGGGCTACACAGGAGTGCAGTGTAGGTTTCTTTGGAAACATTCCATGCAGTGAAGTAGCTGCAAAAGCTCCTGGGAACCTTGAGTGGGACTGGGCTCAGCCTGATCAGACACCAAGTATCTTTGGAGGAGTTACAGCTAACTGGGGTCAAATCGTAGTTGATGAAGACTCTGGCATCATTTACACCCAAACAGGCAACCAAGGACCATACACATACGTCGGTGCTACACCAGGACCAAGGCTCTACGGCAGCACAATAATGGCTATCAACGCAAACACAGGCAAGCGCTTCTGGTGGCTGCAGCCGTTCCCACGTGATCCATACGACTATGACTGCAACTGGAGCGGAGTATTAGCGGACGTTAACGGCCTAGGCAAGGTCTACATGAAGGGATGCAAGGAAGGACGATTGTTCGTTATTGACGCACAGACCGGTAGGCCAGATTATACAGTTGATTTAATTAATGAACAGTACCAGTGGGGTCAGATCACCAAGGCCGGAACACTTGAGCCGAAACAGGGGGGAGTCAAATACCACCTGAACGACCCATTCAACCACTATGACATGAGGGAGATGAAATCACCTGATAACAGCACCTATTGCGGTCGACCCTGTGTAGTATATCCAGCTTGGAGCAACGGTCTATTCGCAACAGACATGACTTACGATCCTGAGACACATACACTGTTCCATTATGCTGCGGCGCTTCAAACAAAGATTGTAGATTCGCCGTCGGCTGAGCTAGGCAAATCGGTCAGCATCACGCAAGGTTATCCTATCAGTAACACAACAATAGTAGCTAGAGACGCGGCTACAGGTAAAGTGAAATGGACTTACTTCTACAAGGCAGGTCAACAACGTTCACACTTGGTAGTAACACCTGATATCGTCTTCTCTGCCTTCACGGACGGTTTTCTTAGGTTCCTCGATAAAGACACCGGCAAGGAGCTTTACAAGATGAACCTCGCCTCGGATCTCAGGATAGGTGTTACTACGGGTCAAGACTCAGACGGCAACCAAGAGATATTCACAGTAGCCGGAATAACAAGCAGCTGGGGATCAAAGAACCCCGGCGTCGTAATAGCAGTCGGTCTCTCAGACAGGGCCGCAGCCGAAGCCCGAACAACTATGCTCACAACAACTCAAAGCACAACGTCCACCACCACTTCAACCACTACTAGAACCAGCACCTCAGCCGTCATAATTACCACCACAGCTGCGCAACCCGAGGCTACATCATCTTGGCCAACTTTGAACCTACCCTTCACGGTAACCTATGGAGCGGCAGCGACAGCTATTACCGCAGTTGCCATGATTGTAATATTGATGTTGAGAAAACGAGGCTAA